CTattatgttattccagtcatttggcttatctccagcaccactttttttttgtaattgtctctctgcctcaattaataaGATTATAGGTCATGCCTTCAATGGCTATTTTACTCACACAGTCAGACACTCTTGATCATCTATAGAGATTTAATATTCAGCCTGTGGACACTAAACCCACACCATTTCTATGatattttgatctctctgattataaattCTTCACCTGCGTGcttctcttcacttcacctgatgaaagaacagCGCTCCAACGCTTGTgatttctaataaacctgttggactttaacctggtgtgaTGTGACTTCTGATCTGAAGATATATCCCGGGAGCACTGGGCTCGGCTATAATCTGAAATGCATGTTGCCATTGGAATGTCGAAATAACTAGGGCAACATAACTATGTTTAATTTCTAAACCATTATTCCTCTGTCCGCTGTTCAATGAGGCTTCCAAACGCATGAAGGACAGTGCCAGACCTCTCCTGATGTTCTCTGACATTTCTCCCTcctcttttggaaatccagacaCCAAGCATGAAGAAATAAAACAGGTGCCACGCCACTCTCTCTGCAGTTTGTTCTCCCTCAAGCTGCAGTGAGCTAACCTTTCTGGCTGTTACCACACTGAAACTTCGGGTGGTCCTCTGTAGACGAGCTATTCATATCTCTGGATAATGGAATACTCTTTATAGAGGGGGCGGAGAAAGCATAAAGTCTCCAGATATTTAGATGAAAGTCAAATATGAGGAGTCCTCTGTGGAATGTTACACACTGGTTGTGAAATTAGGTGAATTAAGGGAAGTTAACaccctagtggtattatcactggactgttaatccagagagttgAAAAGGGCAgagctggaaacgcacagcaggttagccagcatctgaggagctggcaaatcattgtttcaggcataagtggCCCAGTGGCTCACACTGAACACcatagcaccaaggacccgggttcgattccagtctcaggcagctgtctgtgtagagtttgcacactctccacatgtctgcgtgggtttcctctgggtgccccagttgcatcccacaatccaaagatgtgcaggttaggtgaattagccatgctcaattacccatTGTAtttaaggatgtgtaggttaggtgcataggtcatgggtaaatgttgagtaatagggtaggggaatggtctgggtggggtactcttcggagggtcggtgtggacttgtttgtccaactagcctgtttccacactgtagggattttatgataagcccttcatcaggatgctgcctgacctgctgtgctttttcagcgccaccctttttgactctgactctccagcatctccagtcctcactttttccctattaatccagagactaagGTAATGCCCTGGGGTCACATCCCACCAAGGcatttgtggaatttgaattcaatgcaatTCTGGAGGTaggagtctgatgatgaccattgcCGATAGTCAGGAAAAACCATCTGATTCACAAATGCTCTTTAACGAACACtcttcctttagggaaggaaaatgttttggtgtacatgtgacttcagacccacagtaatatgattgactcttaaatatcatcaggacaattcgggatgggcaataaatgctgggaaaACCAGGGATATCTGGAATCATACTCCAGAGGATGTCAAATCAAAGCACCTAaaaactggacttgaaacgttaagtctgatttctctctacagatgctgccagacctgttgtttTTCCTagaaatttcagtttttgtttcaggttttcagtatccacagattttttttgtttattgtaAAATTACTGATTCCTGGAAGTCTTATGCATTATTACAGTGGTGTAAGTTGACAACAGATTTCTCCAAATTTGGaagtgttttcattgcaacaatTCAGAAAATGGGAATGGTCAAGAAATGCAATTAACAACAGTGTCCAGTAGACAAGAGTTTATGGGGAGTTTGAGAAGCACTGAAACACCAAATTCTAACAAGCTCCTGTCTAAAAGGGGTAAAACCCAGAGTGAATTTCACAGCAATGAATACCAAATAGATTCTCATCAGAGTTACCAAACCTTTCCAATAGATGCTTTATGAATAAAATGGGTATTGCCAAGACAGACAATTCCCTAATCACCACATTATGCAAGAGCCAAGAGTCAACAgtagctttatttgtcatttctaccatatacaactaaGACAGTAAGAATGAGATAGCATTCCTCCAGGAacgagggtgctacatggacagcacaaagtACACGATCATACACAGGGCAGCACGAAGTGCATAAGAAGTACAAAACATGCAAGACAGCATTCGTTTAAAATTGTGCAACTGTGCAATCAGCTATTTTATGGAATAAACTGTGGAATGTCCATTTCCTTATGTCCTCAGCTACATAGAAACTTCAAAAATGagagcaggactaggccattcaggcCTTCAGGTTTTCTCCACcattcattgagtcatagaatcagacagcaaggaaacagacccttcggtctaaccagtccatgttgaccataatcccaaaggagaaagtgaggactgcagatgctagagagcagagttgagtgtggggtgctggaaaagcacagcaggtcaggcagcatctgaggagcaggagagatctACCTAAGTGgagggcccatatccttccaaacatttcttaatcaTGTGCTTACCCAAagccttttaaacactgtaattgtacccacatccaccatttcctctggaagttaattccacacacgaaccaacTCTCTAcgcaaaaaaaaagtatttttcatttatctttcaatatgatcatggttgatcaaccaactcagtaccttgttcctgtttctcctaaCACAGTTTGATCCCTATCGCCCTAAGAACTATACATAACATCTTGAAATCATTTAGtggtttggcctcaaccactttctctagtagaaaattccacagactgaccactctctgggtgaagataattctcctcatctcagatctaaatggcctacctcatatccttagactgtgacctctggttctggacttcctatTCATTGCAAACATCTTTCCTGCAgttaccctgtccagtcctgttagaattgtatagGCTTCAATGAGatttccccctcattcttttaaaattcCACTGGATACATCCTCACTAATCTGGTGTCTTCACATTCTTGATTGTGTACTTGTATAAAATCTGATCAGAACACACAGAGGTTTTTAGAGCATTGAAagaagcccattggcccatcatgtccatgctgatcatcaaGCATCCatttattctaatcccattttccagcacttagtgAGCAGGAAATCTGTTTTTTAACAATACAAAACCAAGAATGAAGGAAGTGGTTGGCTTTTTTCattcacccttcctcagaaaactAAGTTTTCCCACCCAACTCAATCCTACCTACCTTCACAGCCTTGTATGCTGTGTCATTTCAAGTTTTGTCTAAATAGTCTTAAATGTCTTGATGAAtcttgcctctaccaccctttcaggcagtgaatttcaggtaaccacaaccctctgagtgaaataaaaatcctcaaatcccctctaaatttCCTGCTCTGTAATTTAAAATTTTGCTACTGGTAATTGACACCTCTACTAAGGGAAAAAGTTCCTCCTACCTACCCCGACTATGTACCTCAGAAGTTTATACAATTAGATCCGACGTCAACCTTTTCTGCTGTAAGTAAAATAACCCCAATCCATCCAGTCTCTCTTGGTTAGATAGGCTGTGTAGACTAATAGATGCGGAGGTGCCGAAGATGGACTGAggggggacaaagttaaaactcgcacaagttatctgatgaaggaccagtgctctgaaagctagtactttcaaataaacctgttggtctataacctggtgttgtgtgatttttaacttagataaaATATTTCATTGTAACCCTTTACAAACAATGAATATTCTCCAAACAAAATTATAACAGAACATTAAGAGTTTACCTTGACATTCATGGATCATAAGGAGAATCCCCAGACGTAAGAGTTGATAGGGGAATTGTTTCATGGAATTCAAGAGTTAGAGTGGTAAAAATGAATAACATGCCTTCACACTTGAAAGCAGGGCTTTCACCTCTAATGGTGCAATTTTTCATGCAATATTTTTTGTAAGAATcctgaatgaaattagtaaaatCTAATTCCTGATGGGAGACAAAACTCAAAAGTTTGATTTTGCACAGAAGTGGCAGTCTCAGAGAAATGAGAGAGCTGGTGTGAGAAATAGAAATCTCAGGTGCTTTTGCAGTTGATTTTCTCTGAAACAGCAAAGGACCAAAAGAGGATGAGATTCATTATTCTGTGTCTGACCCAGTCTGGGAATAAACATGAAATATTTGCTTAGAAATGGCAATTAGTTAATTCTTCCAGTATTCTGACTGCTGGTGTCTTATTTTGATGAGAATCCAAAATTGCAGGCCAATACGAATTCTGAATCTTTATTATAAAGACATTTTTGCATTAATATAACACTTTACCATGTCTTTTAAAACATACCACCTGTCTTAATGTACAAGGAATTGCTATAAAATTTGTAGTAGCTATTTTCTACAGAAGATCCTACAAACAGTATTGTATTAGTGAGCAGGCAATCTGTTTTTTTAACAATACTAAAACACAAGAATGAAGGAAATGGTTGGCTTTTTTCattcacccttcctcagaaaacgAAGTTTTCCCACCCAACTCAATCTCACCTACCTTCAGCCCCACATCCACATTCCAGCATCCAAATGCACTTTGAAGACCACAGATGTTTTTAGACCTAATGTCTGGCCCTAACTATAATTTATGCCATACATTAACCATTTCCAACAAATGAGAATCCAATTATCATCCTGTGACATCTATtggcattatcattgctgaattcTCCAATGTCAATACCTAGGGGTAACCATCATTCAGAAATGAACAGAACCAGCCATATAAATGTTTTAGCTGCAACGGCAGGTCAGATGCAAAGAATCTTGCAGCAaataaccagagggcataggtttagggtgagagggacaaattacaaaacagacctaagggacaactttttcatgcagagggtggtacagaatgagctgccagaggcagtggtggaggctagtacaattgcaacatttaaaaggcatctggatgggtatatgaataggaagggtttggagggatatgggtcgagtGCTTGcgggtggtactagattgggttgagctatctggtcggcattgacgagttggactgaagggtctgtttctgtgttgtaagtCTCTATGGCTTTATGACTTGAAATAATCCCCAAAGCCTAACCACCATCTCCAagccacaagtcaagagtgtgatggaatactccctatttGCCTGAATGATTGCTGCTCCAACaaaattcaagaagcttgacaacatccatgACAAATCAGCCTGCTTCATTGGCATTACATCTTCAAGCATTCACTCCCACcactactgatgctcagtagcaacaatgtgtaccatctacaaaatgcactactgcaattcaccaaggttccttagacagcagCTTACAAACGCATGACCACCACCATCTAGGGTAGTGGATACATGGGAACCTTACCACCCACAAGTTCCATTCTGTGCCTCTCACactcccaacttggaaatatacctcCATACCTTCATTGTCACTATATTGAaatcctaacagcattgtgggtctaccaaaaAGAGGGCAATGTTTCAAGAAAGCTGCTTACCtcctccttctcaagggcaactagggatggtgataaatgctggcagacCAAATGATATCACATctcaaaaatatacttttaaaAATCTACTATCTCAGTATTGATCACTCCTTACCTGACAAAGTGATCCCTGCAATTGATCCTAAATGGAGCTTTAACTTTGATTGTACCTATGTTTGTTTGTCCTGCATGCTTGATTCAACTTGCAATGATTATTTAGAATTGGTTAACTGTTCCATCCTATTCCTCCTTCATTTATAATACTGGCTGTCTTCTCATTCTCTTCTTTTTGAACTCTGTAATCTCTCCAGGTTCAGTTTTTTGTCAATTTGGATCAGCCACATTGCCCTTCCCTGCCTCACTTGGTCTTGATGGCCATTTGGTCCTACTCAAAGTCATTTGCCTTATTCATTGCGTAACCTTGCAAATGCACTACAAAGTTCACCAAGACGACCTTAGATTTATATTCCACATTTTGACAATAAAATACTGCCCTCAGAAAGGGTTTACATGAAAAACAATCTCAAGGCAGTGGGTGATTTAGATAAAATGCATGGTGTATAGGCATTGTCTCAAAAAGGTGAAGCGCTAAGTGCTCAATAAAGGAATTATGGGAAATTTGTTGGCCAGAGTGAAACCATGATTTCCTGTATGTTCAGGAAATGTTCTTAAAATTGGTTTCCTGCTTCCATATTTTGCCCTGAGTATTCTGTAATATGAAGGTGCACCTATCATTGTTCATaatatttcctttcttaaaagaaAATAATACCCTATATTCAACTTACTTAAAAATAATTTCCCTACCTTGTATACTTTGAGAATGTATTGAGACCAACTGGGAAGGTTTTCTAAAAAGTACCAAGAAAAACATTTGAATCTTGACTACCTTAAGTCTCATACATACACAAAAGCCAGGAAAGCTTAAAATAGTTGCTTAACATTGTTATAATCTTTTATAAGCTTGACATATGTTGCAGAATTTATTGGTAagcttacattttttttctttagctGGGAATGTCTGCTGTGTTAGCTTAGGTTTGTCAGTAGGGGGAGGTCAGAACGAGAggaaataggtttagggtgagaggggaaagatctcaaagagacctaaggttttcacgcaaagggtggtacgtgtgtggattgggctgccagaggaagtggtggaagctggtacaattgcaacatttaaaaggcattgaatgggtatatgaataggaagggtttagagggatatgggccaagtgctggcagcaaggacagattagaccaaagggtctgttccatgctgtacgcctctatgactctatgactataagaaGTATCAATTCTGCTTCATAATCCACAAAAAGATGCAGAAACCTAGTGTCATATAATGTCAAAAttagcaaaataaaaaaaatatacttTTTCCCAACACACCATATAATATGTTGCTTGTCATCACTATCTGTTCCTCAGAGATTCTGGTAACATCTTGTTCCTGGTGCATTTTATTTTCTAGATGTGAATCCTTCCAATTACCCCTTGCTAAGGTATGCATGAATATATATTCACTCCCTGGCACAACCTGCAATGCATTGTTGTTTGGTTGTATTCCATTTTAAGTAGAAGGTGAGGGAATGGTTTCATTTCAAGTTTTTAAGATATTAAAAGGAGTTGGGCAAAATAAATGAGGCATTTGTCTTGCTGGTTGGAGTGTTGAGGGAAAGGGTTTGTAGTCTAAAGTTTTGAGTCCGTTTTAAGAGAACTTCTAATTCAGAAAATTTCAAAATCCGAAGGGCAGTAGGAGTTTGGAACTCTACATAATTATTGATGGCTCAGTTACTAATTTTAAATCAGATTACGATAGATTATTGTTAACCAAAGGTATGAAGGGATACGGAGCAAAGATGGCTATATGGAGTTGGGTCACAGGTGATCTATAATCTCACTGAATGCCAGAACAAGCTCAAGGGTGAGATGAAGTCCATCTATTCCAATGTTCATATGTTCCCCAATAATATTGGAAAAATTGCTTGGACTATATGAAGTTTCATCTTTAGTTTCAAAGTTTAAGGTAGTGTTTGAATActagaccataggggctgctctcattTGAGAGAaccaactggtggtgatttaacctgagggccaacaGACCTCAGGCgtgggaagaggttgagaaggaaagtcctatGGTAAGACTTCAAAGTAAAGATCTTTCTGTATAGTGACACTACATATAACATGGTTTCCTTCAGTTGGATATGCTGCTGATAAATAGCTCAATTGATGTTTTGGCCAAACTTGCATAGCTCGGCACAAAGTGGTCTGAAGATCAGATTTTCCATTTTTCACATAGTAATAAACAAGCTAAACATTTCAATCAAGAAAATCACTCCTTTCACATACTACTGGGATTATAACATTTATTGTACTGATGATATGTGTAGGTTGGCTGAGTGGCAAATGTTTAGAAGTTCTGAGCCAATTACAAAATGCACCTTCAAAGTAATTTCTTTCATCAAAGCAACAGAACAGAGCAAAAGAAAGCAGCAAGTATTGCACTAAAACATTCACACACCAAATTGTTATATAACAACATAAATAAAATGCACAACTGTTAGCCATCGGAAGTGCAACAGTAATGTTAAAACTGTTGCTACCCATTCTGTTACATAAAACTTTTCTTAGGCAAGGTGTACAGACAAGGACACTGAAACAATATCATAGTTTGATGCAGAAACAGGATAAAGAAAAGAATCTATCTATTGTTTGAAAGATATATTGGATGGAATTTCTTCCTTACAGAATGTAAACAGACATTCAGATGAGCCAAGCAATGAAGTGGAGGGGTTAATATATCCAGCGAAGCAAGAGCTTAGAGATTGAATTTTCAATGCCGGGTTCAAACCAAATCTTGATTTATGGTTTGATAGCATGCTTTGCTGAGTGTAATGTTCACAATATGGTCTGGATCAATTTAACATATAGTTATTTGGAAATGTTGCTCAGGAGGTCAAGGATGGTTGGTGTAGGAGATGGGAAAAAGATCCAAGGTTGAGGCACGGTGTTGGAGTCGGATGGGAGGAAATTCATTCAGCTTCGGGCTGTGCTGTGCAGTACTTGACTGGAAATGTGTGATATTCACACTGACTCCCCAAGGCAGGAAGCCTTTAATTTCTGGAAAGTGATATTCTTGTTGATCTTAAActaacaatcaaaaatacagacagTGTTGGGTATGAGAATTATAGCTGCACATGGTGAAAGGGGTCATAATACTAACTATGGCACCATTCCTAAAATTTCTTCAAAACTGTATTGCCTTCACAAAGAATCCAAGGATCATGGTTTATTGTTGCTTTATTGTTGCTCacggggcagcatgatggctcagtggttagcactgctgcctcactgtacaGGGACCTGTGATTGATTCccaccttgagcaactgtctatgtggagtttgtacattctccccgtgtctgcaagggttttcttcagctgtctggtttactcccacaattcaaagatgtgcaggttaggtggattagccatgctaaattgcccatagtgttaagtgcactagtcagagggaaatggaggtgtgtgggttactcttcgacgggtcagtgtggacttgttgggccgaagggtttgtttctatactgtagggaatctaaactttCTATATATGTATTAGTCATGTTGAAATTCTGAAATATGGGGCTTAGATTTGATAAGCCTTTTGGCAGGGGGAATAGTGAGAAATTAGTTTCTTTGCTATTGGTATGTCCATTCAGATGAACAAGTTTGATTGATCCAAATGCATACGAATcgatcagcagaaatattcatgcTGTTGTACTTCACTGTTTGTTGCTTCTTCAGAATCTAAACTGGATCTTGGTGAGAGAAGTCGATTAGACTCATCTTTATTGTGACGAGTCTGATACTCTCCTTCAGCACCGCTGGGTTTGGGCCCTGTTGACAGACTCTCAAACGTGACGTATGAGTCATTTTGGAAACCCTCTTCTGGTGGCTTAATCAGAAACTTTCTGCAGCGCCTCTTTAGTGCTCCACAGCAGAcaatgagagtgagagggacCACAATAACACAGGCCACGGTGATCACCACCAGGTTAATCAGTTTCTGTGTCCCACTTGCATTAGCTACTTCATCTGTGGAGAAAATCACGCACTGCTCCTTCTTGGGAATGAGGCCTTTGAGACAAATGCAAACAATGTACTTGGTCTGTGGCATTAAACCACCAATGGTGATTTTGGTCTTTCCAGGACCCACATTTATTCTTCGCATTTCCCTTTCACCGAAAGTTGTGTATAGAATGCTAAAGATTGTGATATTTGTAGCCTTTGGAGATCTCCAAGCCAGGGAAACACTATGATAGGTACCCCCTATAACTCTAACAGTTCTGACCAGACAGTCTGCTTCTGGCTGAGTTGAAGAAGGACTAGATGTAATATTGTCAGAAAAGTCATCAGCACTTCTTCGCTTTTCCAATAAGCCACTAACTTGTGGAGGATCCATAACCTGTGAAACAATTTCTGATGCATCTTCATTTGGTTTAACCTGGTGGTTCGGCATGAGGAAGTAATCTGTCCCATTTATAGCATGAGAGATCCCTGATGACTCCCTTGGTGATACTGTGGTGGTCAGTGCAGTCACATACTTGGCCATGAGCTTCCTCATTTTTCTTTTGGGTGTGGTTTTGATTGGTGCTAATTCAATGGCAGAGTTCACCACAAGAAGGGAAATCGAAGCATTTGATGTACCCACCAAATTACTGGCTCTGCACAAATATATTCCAGAATCCTGATGGGATGCAGTTGATAGACTGAGTGCAGACCACTTCAATCTCTCATGAGAATTGTCCTGTATTACTGTAAAACacaacatttgcagcattttataTTTGAGTTTGAAGTTACAAGAATATGTGCTTTTTTTGGATTAAGAATGAAATACATTTAAATGTGCCCACTGTTCTTCCTCATCAACTAGTGTTGTCtatagaaattgctggcaaatattGGAACAGGTGTAAAATAATCTTGATAAAAGTAAGAAAAGACTTTCATGTTATAATGGGTTCTTCTGATTTGAAGGCTAAAATTTGCAACTAACAATTGTACTTCAACATCATAGATTTTCAAGATGAATCACAGGAATTATTACTgtgcagaagaaaaaaaaatcattcagcctATCTTGTCTGTTCTAGCTCTCTGAATGAACAATtcacttagtgccattctcctgcattctcccagTGAGCCTGCACATTGTTTCTTTTCACAATAactatctaattcccttttgaatatcTCCACActttcaagcagtgcattccataccttaACCACTCACAGCATGAAAAACACTTTTGTTgtagtgagagggaaaagatataaaagagaccaaagaggcaactttttcacgcagagggtggtacgtgtatgggatgagctgccagaggaagtgatggaggctggtagaattgcaacatttaagaggcatttggatgggtatatgaataagaagggtttggagggatatgggctgggtgctggcaggttggactagattgggttgggatatctggtcggcatggatgggttggaccgaaatgtctgtttccatgctgtacttctctatgactctatatcatttttgttatttttcactaattactttaaatctgtttcCACTCATCCTTGATCCTTTCATGAATGAGAACAATTTCCCCCTATTTACTCTATCTTGATCTTGAATACTTCAAAGAGATCACTGAGCTTCTTTTCTCTGAGCTCAACAGTCTCAATTTCTCCAACATATCTTCATAATTGCCCTCATCCCTGTAACCATTCTGGTAAACGTCTGTACACTCATCAATTGCCTTCCCTTATTTTTCGAAAGTTCAGTGCCCAGAACTGGGTGCAATATTCCAGCAGAAGCTGAAGGAGTGTCTTACATAACTTCAATATaacttccttgctcttatacCCTGTGCCCCCATTAATAGAGTTTCATATACAGTATGTTCTATTACCAGTTCTCTCAACCTCTCCTGCCACCTTTATGATTTGTGCACATTTACAC
This genomic window from Hemiscyllium ocellatum isolate sHemOce1 chromosome 43, sHemOce1.pat.X.cur, whole genome shotgun sequence contains:
- the lrit1a gene encoding leucine-rich repeat, immunoglobulin-like domain and transmembrane domain-containing protein 1a, encoding MSLNIWMLCFLCFGDLSVTFCLCPSQCICTFQNYSGEHMTRTVLCNDPEMILFPNNIPAETVKLVIEKTLIQQIPIQAFSSISSLEYIWLSSNSISSFDRESLQSVIGLKELRLDRNALATFPWEALSYLPQLWLLDLHDNVLQSFPSQAATYLRNITYLDLSGNQLTTLSIKVISIWLTAPKVCRATSSTDNSKRIIGLHGNPWKCDCRLSELVHLVKRNGLTTALMDPGLKCTWPENLSESQLSSIDLKKCQSPTIHAVESKVTTVMGRIVSLYCVATGVPIPDISWLRLDNILLNDTVIQDNSHERLKWSALSLSTASHQDSGIYLCRASNLVGTSNASISLLVVNSAIELAPIKTTPKRKMRKLMAKYVTALTTTVSPRESSGISHAINGTDYFLMPNHQVKPNEDASEIVSQVMDPPQVSGLLEKRRSADDFSDNITSSPSSTQPEADCLVRTVRVIGGTYHSVSLAWRSPKATNITIFSILYTTFGEREMRRINVGPGKTKITIGGLMPQTKYIVCICLKGLIPKKEQCVIFSTDEVANASGTQKLINLVVITVACVIVVPLTLIVCCGALKRRCRKFLIKPPEEGFQNDSYVTFESLSTGPKPSGAEGEYQTRHNKDESNRLLSPRSSLDSEEATNSEVQQHEYFC